In Desulfuromonas thiophila, the DNA window TCTTTCAAGGTGCGGTTGAACCGTTCGGCAACTCCATTGGTCTGGGGTTCGGCAACAAAGGCAAAGCTGGGAGTGATCCCCCAGAACTTGATCTGGTTCTGAAAATGGTCTGAGAGGTACTGGGTGCCGTGATCCATACGCAGGGATAGCCCTCGGGCAATTCCTTTCTCAACGCTG includes these proteins:
- a CDS encoding integrase core domain-containing protein codes for the protein SVEKGIARGLSLRMDHGTQYLSDHFQNQIKFWGITPSFAFVAEPQTNGVAERFNRTLKEQAIYGRVFRNITDVREAVKTFVELYNSEWRVEKNGFRSPDEIRQAA